One segment of Nitrospirota bacterium DNA contains the following:
- the ftsY gene encoding signal recognition particle-docking protein FtsY: MGLFDRFKKSLEKTRKQLSGAFEEIFLEEKGVDEETLQRLEEFLITSDMGAKAVEELMSSLKPRFDRKELKELNQIKAALKEELKKILSGIKKKNPKYEFHQTPHVMMIIGVNGVGKTTSIGKLAHRMVKEGRSTLLAAGDTFRAAATEQLVIWGKRNGVEVISQQHGADPSAVAFDAYAAAKARKIELLIIDTAGRLHTKTNLMDELKKVKRTLGKIDPLSPHEVILVLDATQGQNALSQARMFHEAVGVTGIILAKLDSSSRGGIVISIWNELKIPIYWVGMGEKESDLEPFDADAFVDALFAD; the protein is encoded by the coding sequence ATGGGATTATTTGATCGATTCAAGAAAAGTCTTGAAAAGACTCGAAAGCAGCTTTCGGGAGCGTTTGAGGAGATCTTTCTCGAAGAAAAAGGGGTGGACGAGGAGACCCTTCAACGACTTGAGGAGTTTTTAATCACTTCTGATATGGGAGCGAAGGCGGTGGAAGAGCTCATGTCATCCCTGAAGCCGAGATTCGATCGGAAAGAACTCAAAGAGCTGAATCAAATAAAAGCGGCGCTTAAAGAAGAATTAAAAAAGATCCTTTCCGGTATCAAAAAGAAAAACCCAAAGTATGAATTTCATCAGACTCCCCATGTGATGATGATCATCGGCGTGAACGGGGTCGGAAAAACGACCTCGATTGGAAAATTAGCTCATCGTATGGTCAAGGAGGGAAGATCGACCTTGCTTGCGGCGGGAGATACTTTCAGAGCGGCGGCAACGGAACAGCTTGTAATCTGGGGAAAACGAAACGGAGTTGAGGTCATTTCCCAACAGCATGGGGCCGATCCTTCGGCAGTCGCATTTGATGCGTACGCCGCCGCCAAGGCGAGGAAGATCGAATTATTAATCATCGATACGGCTGGAAGGCTCCATACCAAAACGAATTTAATGGATGAATTGAAAAAGGTCAAACGGACACTGGGAAAGATCGATCCGCTGTCACCACATGAAGTCATACTGGTGCTGGATGCCACCCAGGGTCAAAACGCCTTGAGCCAGGCGAGGATGTTTCATGAAGCGGTAGGAGTTACAGGAATTATTCTGGCGAAACTGGATAGCTCGTCCAGGGGTGGAATTGTGATTTCAATCTGGAACGAATTAAAGATTCCGATTTACTGGGTGGGAATGGGGGAGAAAGAGTCCGACCTGGAACCGTTTGACGCAGATGCCTTCGTCGACGCGCTCTTTGCTGATTAA
- the ybeY gene encoding rRNA maturation RNase YbeY, with the protein MADKILRALGKDKEALSLLFVNDPAIRRLNRQYRKIDTPTDVLSFPLNHQRVRYGSPLLGDIVISVETARRQARELGHILERELTFLLIHGILHLLGWDHERSPQEARRMYKKQRELLSLLDY; encoded by the coding sequence GTGGCAGACAAAATCTTAAGAGCATTGGGGAAAGACAAGGAGGCGCTGAGCCTCCTTTTTGTTAATGACCCCGCGATTCGACGATTGAATCGACAATATCGGAAGATCGACACTCCAACCGATGTTTTGTCGTTTCCCTTGAATCATCAGAGGGTCCGGTACGGATCGCCCCTTCTTGGGGATATCGTCATCTCTGTTGAGACCGCCCGGAGGCAGGCACGCGAACTGGGCCATATTCTGGAACGGGAATTAACATTCCTTTTGATTCACGGTATCTTACATCTCCTCGGCTGGGATCATGAACGGTCGCCTCAGGAAGCCAGAAGGATGTATAAAAAGCAACGTGAATTACTTTCCCTTTTAGACTATTAA
- a CDS encoding PhoH family protein — translation MKTPSSPSGTLSLKLPKGFDTLNLYGSFDSHLKRIELLLNVRILARGEEIRIEGTPGQIEEAGRVLRELQMAAQKGKPLGLEDINEAIAPNRHGTAHKKEHFSHIPVPSKKQIVPKSPTQQAYIDAILKNEIVIGIGPAGTGKTYLAMAMAVLAYSRRQVSRIILARPAVEAGEQLGFLPGDLYAKMNPYLRPLYDALFDMMDIERANSLIERGEIEIAPLAYMRGRTLNDAFVILDEAQNATAEQMKMFLTRLGFNSRMVVTGDITQVDLADSKVSGLIQIQSILSGISGIEIFYFTKRDVVRHRLVAEIIQAYETLGNKKKPKK, via the coding sequence CCCTCTTCGCCTTCTGGCACGCTCTCCCTTAAACTTCCCAAGGGATTTGATACTTTAAATTTATACGGCAGTTTTGATTCCCATTTAAAGCGGATTGAGTTGCTCTTGAATGTCCGTATCCTGGCTCGGGGCGAGGAGATCCGGATCGAAGGAACTCCCGGCCAGATTGAAGAGGCGGGCCGGGTCCTTCGGGAACTTCAAATGGCGGCTCAGAAGGGGAAGCCCCTGGGATTGGAAGATATTAACGAAGCCATTGCCCCCAACCGGCATGGTACGGCCCACAAAAAGGAGCATTTTTCGCATATTCCGGTTCCGTCAAAAAAACAGATTGTACCAAAAAGCCCGACTCAACAGGCGTATATAGACGCCATCCTCAAAAACGAGATCGTGATCGGGATTGGCCCTGCGGGAACCGGAAAAACCTATCTGGCCATGGCGATGGCCGTTTTGGCTTATTCGCGAAGGCAAGTGAGCCGGATTATCCTGGCCCGCCCCGCAGTTGAAGCGGGAGAACAGCTCGGTTTTCTGCCCGGCGATCTTTACGCAAAAATGAATCCCTATCTTCGACCGTTATACGATGCACTCTTTGACATGATGGATATAGAACGGGCCAATTCGTTGATTGAACGGGGCGAAATCGAAATCGCGCCGTTGGCCTATATGAGGGGCAGAACATTAAACGATGCCTTCGTGATCCTGGATGAAGCGCAGAATGCCACGGCGGAGCAGATGAAGATGTTTTTGACCCGGCTTGGATTTAACTCCAGAATGGTTGTCACCGGAGATATTACCCAGGTGGACCTTGCCGACAGCAAAGTTTCGGGCTTGATTCAGATCCAGTCGATTCTTTCCGGAATTTCCGGAATTGAGATCTTTTACTTTACGAAAAGAGATGTTGTGCGCCATCGGCTCGTTGCCGAGATTATTCAGGCTTATGAAACGCTTGGAAACAAGAAGAAGCCGAAGAAATAA